In Heteronotia binoei isolate CCM8104 ecotype False Entrance Well chromosome 5, APGP_CSIRO_Hbin_v1, whole genome shotgun sequence, the DNA window AGATCAGGATATAGATGAGAAATATTATCTGCTTGTAGACTTCCTGGACCTCCACTTTATCACAATTGGAAATGCTATGGATTCTGGACCTGGTGTCACGGGGCTCCTATCTTCTTGCAAGAAAGGGATATTATACATAACTCCATATTATCTCCAGTCCTGAAATGGTGAACTGTAAAGCCCAGTAACTTAATTTCACCTTAGTGAAAGGGTGAACTGCACAAGATGTTCTTTCCAACTTGGGTGTGTATTCAAAGTGAGTGTGAGAATTTAAACGAATGATCTGTTGTTTTTTAAGTTGGTATTAAGTACACAAGTGTCTGaactatttttaaaagctttaatCCAATAAAGGTTGCAGTACTGTGTATGATTAGTAGTAACTGCAGTTGAACATATCGAAGTTTTTGATTTTGCTATATCAAACTCAAAAGTTGTATAGCTTCAGTGGATCATAgacaagatcagggctttttggtaggaaaagctcagcaggaactcatttgcatattagaccacaacccctgacatcaccattatttcacagtttttggtagaaaaaggcccagcaggaactcatttgcatattaggccacactctctgacaccaagccagccggaactgcattcctgctcaaaaaaagccctggacaagatCATTGTTTTGACACATTTTCCAAGTTAGTTTTAAAAACAAGTTATAGCTCTCATTCTACTTGAACTGTAATTTAAATATCTGTATTCATGTACACTTTTTAACCTGACACCTTGTGCAGCATAGGGAGCAAGAGATGGAAATACAAatcagtcttcttctttccttctgtcATAGATAGTCTAAGGCTACCTATCCTCCTCCTCAGCAAAATAGGGATATCACTAACCTGTTGCAAGGATTACATCAATAAGCTTGCGTAGTTATTTGAACACATTTGCTACATGAATACTGAACACTATGATATAAAGTTTTGCATGTATTTCTTTAATAATGTTCTGTGATTGCTGGTAAATTACATGTAAGGCTTTGTGTCTTCCAGTGCTACACAGATAATTACAGGTTGTGGCTGGCTAATAGCTATAGATAAAATAGTTTTGCAGTGTGATAAAATGAAAAGGTACATATTTCATAATATCCATTCATTAAAATCTCTTAAGAATGTATGAAAAGAtttagaagagattggatttataacctgccttcacttggagtctcagagcattttataatctcctttcccttctcctccccacaacaaacaccctgtgaggtaggtggggctgagagagctcttgagagaacaactctgagaggactgtgactgaccaaaggtcactcagcaggtgcgtatggagtggggatcaaacccggttcttccagattagagtcctcactCCTAACCACTCCACTATTATTCCAAGGGCTAATTTCTGTGTCTGGTACTTGTCACTAGAGTAAGCATGAATTAGTTAGCTCCTGAGTCACTCCCCGGTGAAATATTATAAAATGAATGCACATATCATCTCTGAATACAGACAACttgcggcacccccccccccacatacattaGAAGCCAGTATTGAATAAGTACCTTTAAAAAAAGTCAGAAGAGGAATAGTCCACAAACAGAATTCCTCTAGTCCTATGGATCTTATCCATGAATCCAACGTTCAACAATAGAGAGCAAAGAATAGGATGCTGGGTTTTTCGCTTCCCATCACAAGACTCATTAGAGGTCCAAGTCTGCCAGTCTAGCTACAGAAAAGTGTCTGTAGCAAAACTCTTGTAAAATTGATTCCTTGTAGCGTATTATAAAGGAAATTACTGTGTTTTTTGAACTTTACTCAAGAGTTGTTTTATGaggctgccctatactgaatcggACTATTGGACCTTCTAAgtcagtgctgtctactcagTCTCACAGCAGCTATCCATAGTCTCATATCACCTGGGTTCATATCATAGGCTTCATATCACCtgttactacctgatccttttaacgagaaatgctggggtttgaacctaagacattctgcatgcaaatcagatgctctaccattgagttaTGCCCCCTTCCTGAGAAGAATCTTCTTGTCAAATCCTTTGTTTTGTCATCAATCTACAAAGATTAGGCAGAAAAGTGTACATGAAGATAAAACAATTGAGTCCTAAGTCTTGCCTGTATAAAGAATGTGATGTTAACTTAAGGGTAACATTAATGTTTCTGTCAGAAAGACCAAAAACAAAACGAAAGAATGAATGCAACACCGCGGTGCTAGAACTGCACTCTGTACATCATGGGCTTGCGTCAGATGCCAGAGGTTAGGACATTATTTGACTTTGATGGTAAGAGATTAATTCATAATCTTAtggttgctttcttttctcttgaTGTCTTAGTTCCAGTCATTACAAGACAAAATAAATTAAACTTGAATTGCTTGCATGAAAGTTTAATTTCCAGGCTAAAAAAGGGAAGAATTAGAACCAAAAGTGAAATGCACATCtaataaattaaaacaaatcCATAAGATGTATCAAGAGGCTCTTTTCTAAAAAGCCCATTTCAGAAAGAAATTTAATTTAGTACCTGCAGTTCACAGACAATCTGCATCTCTTATGCCAGTGTTCGAACTTTCCAGAAATCTGCTCAGAGCCTTTTCCCCCCAGAGATAGCTACACCATACATATCCATATCTCCAAAATGTGCACCTGTCTGAGCAACACTATGAAGAATCTTCACGATACTAAATGGGGTGGCAAAACTATTGTAGGAGTAACCATTTTGCTACGGGAGAGATTAACAAAGTCTTTCTTACTGATGACTACAATGCAGGAGCAGCAAGTAGCTAGAAACCATTAAGTTAGCAGGAGAGATCACCCTGTTATCTATGCTATTCATCTGCTTAGATAGAACATCAAGTCAGTATCTTCTATTTGCTGATAACCACAGCCAAATCCAGTTCCCACATCCCTCAGATTGCAAAATAGTAAGCAGAACAGTAACAATTTGCACCATCCTTGTGCACAATCATCAACACTGAGGAACCTATAGATGGAAAACAGCTATAGAAATGGCTTAATTCCCATGACTCATGTATAACTGGTTAGTTTCTAACCTTCAATTATACATGCTCTCCTCTAGTTTGCTTGAGTGAAACGGTGAAATTTCAGTAAGTAACAATCAGTGTACCATATGTTGTCGAAGTCTCAGTGTACTCATTCTAAGGAAGAATACATTATAAACCCCCCATTACTACACTCCTTTAGCTTGCTTGGCTGAAGGTTGCTTCAGGTCAAAAAATTCCTGACAGTACCACCATTTCAAAGAAAACATGAATCTAGAGCCCTTTATGTTCCTACCGTGCTAGACTTCCTTAGCAGAAGATGAGTAACCCCCATCTGAAGTGTGAAGTAGTAAAATTTCTAGATGGCTGTactatttgatttttttaaaatggaaactaGGTATGAGTTTGAGCCATGACAGACTTGTTTTGTCATTGCTCAAGATATATTGAACATGTCTGCAACTATTCTCATCAGCCCCCTTATATCCATATTAAGATTGTCTTGTCAAAGGTTAGATTTTTACTTTTGCTGTTAGTGTTCCTTTTTCCAGCAACTCTGCCCTAATTTGTTTCTGACTAAAGATCTCTTTAGTAACACTGTTCAAACACCTTTCTGTTATGAACAAGTGAAGTGCTGCAATGCCTCAATATTATCTAAGCCACTTTAGTTCCTTTCATTCCATTCCAGCAGGGTCTAGCGTACACTAACTCTCTGATATTCCCTTCATTATCTTTCATGGCTTCAGGCTCTTCAGTCCAGTATGGAACTAAACTAGAGGTTTGTTTCTACACTTGTGGTACATAAACACGAAGTATTAACATTATTAATCTGCTTTAATAATTTATTAATCTTTCCTCTTAAATGATACATTCTCTAGCATGACTCTCCCAAATAATTTTCTGGTACTGTTAGAATTACAGTATCTGAATTCTGCAAAACATAGAAATGGTTACAGACTAAAATGCACAACTTACATAAACATTTAAATAGAACGTTTGTATTCAAAATTCAGTCTACACACTACATtttcataaaaatataaaaaatagttTAATAGTTAATTCATATTTTAACTAGACTAGGATATTTAAGATTCCCCCCACATCCCTCTTAAAAAGACTCCCATCAATAAGAAACTAAAAGGAGACAGTATCACAAATTAAGTGACTACTGCCAGTTGTTAATATTCATCACAACAGCAAGTTAGTTCACTTCGGTCAACTAGCAAGAAATGTACTGTAATATGATCTTTGCAAATAAGTGTCCTCCATATTAGATTTTCATATATAAAATTTGTGCTATGCAAAGAATAGATCTAAACAAGCAATTGTAACTTAAAAATGCAGTGGAAATTATGCAACCAATATAATTGAGTTTATTTTACAATTAATAATTTTCCAAACATAGCACAAGAAGCAAAAGACAGGTTCTTTTACCCAGCCCCAAAttaaagtacttttcttcctcaCTGAAAATAGGGCACATATGTTATTACCATTTCTCCAGGCTCCCAAATTACCATGCGGAAGGTAGAATGAAAATTTCCATTGTCCTTATTAGTACGTATTTatgaaaaaggcacaaagatgatACACTTCTGTGGCAATGGTAATAGTACTCTATGCACTGTGCAAGTAATGCTTTATAGGGATGACCTTTGTCTCAAAAAAGTTTCAGTAGAAGCAGCTCTAAACACAGGTCCTATTAAAAAGATTAAAGCATTTGGCCCTGGTCCAGAGATTCTGGTGCATAGCACTGACTTAAATATGTAGCTgcatgtaaccatctccactgaTGAACAGGTGGACATTGGTAGTACTAACAGTACTGTTCACTCATAAAGGAGAAATGGGTATCCGGAATCAGCCTCCCCAAGCCCAAAAGGCGATTTGAACTTTCAAAACTAATAACAGTCGTCATCCATTTGCTGGGAGAGACCAAGTGCAGTAACGTGTGTGCAGCCCACTACTGTGCTATGTTCTCTGCAAAGCAACCTTTAGCATACATGGGAACACATCCAGAACAGCAATCTGTGCACAGAAGCCTGTTTCCATTATGCAGAACAAGATCTGGGAGAATGTATAAACACAAACATATAAACCAACAGATCAGCACTGACAGAAAAgccatttggaaaaaaaaaaaagtaaatttaTCTATATTTGATGCAATATCAACATTTCCTCTTTAACTCTTAGTGGAGATTTTAACATGGCTTTGCTATATTCTCAGCCAACTGAAAGAAAACTTCATATTCACCCTCCTTCCATCTTGCTTGCAACATAAAGGTTGCTCTATGACACAACGCAGGATGGTTCAAAGAAATAAGGTTGCTTTCTAGCATGTAAACATCAGGGCGACTGGACCTTAGTTCATATAAACATCTGAtagatttctttaaaaattaaataaagtaGCCTTTCCTATTAAACAATAACCCACAAAAATACTCTTTCAAAAATCATTGCTTGCCATTTAACAGCTTTTTAATACCCTAGCAACTACTCTGTAAAACacttacacttttccccccaaattGTAAAAACTGacctgtttgttttgtttggccataaatgcaattttaaatgccatttaattttttaaatgccaACATTAGAGTTCTGACCCTGCATCAAActatgtcttcttctttttctttggtgGCTCATCATCTGTGCTGCTATCTGTGCtggtactgctgctgctactggagGAACTGGAATCTGTTTCAAAGTCAGAAGAGCTGGAAGAACTACTTgaagaaggggaggaagaggaagtggaAGTGCTTTCATCGCTGTCACTGTCATCAGAAGAGGAGGATGAAGAATCTTCACTCTCAGAAGATGACTCGCTGGCAGAActgatgctgctgctgctagtGCTGGAACTTGTCACGCTTTTAGATCTGCATAAAATTTTTAGAAATAACAGCAGTCGTTACTCAAGATCACTGGATACTCAGGCTATGGAATTTGCATGGTAGTTAGATAATAAGATATTAGAcgaaattttaaatttttaaaactttggaaTCTTGTATGTTTGTATTTTCCTTCTGAATGACTGGCTTAAGGACtgctataatcagggctttttttgagcaggaatgcacaggaatgcagttccagctggcttggtgtcagggggtgtggcctaatatgcaaataagtctctgcttaccaaaaaagccctggctataataATAAACAATGGCTAGTGGAATCTACCAAACCAGATTTCAATTATACTTTCCATGAGTTGTATACAGCCAGATTTTCTACTGGCCAAAAAAGAAGAGGGTTCTCTGTGACTGTGGGGGAAAACAGGCTATGTTGGGGATCATGGGACTTACacaaacaaaagccatgtggaatgggagCTGCCGTAAAGGCAGGGTTGAGCAAAAAAGCTGTAGAGTTTCCAAAATATTTGGGAAATGTCTAGGTTTGACTTCAAAAACATAGTAACCTTTGGTTATTTATCaaggaaaggggtttttttgaagGGAAAGAATATTGCTTCCTTGATTTTTAAAGTTAAGTTTCTAACTGCTGTTGAAATAGttacaaaaaatacaataaacCAACACTATTATGCCTGTTACCATGTGTAAGAAACGCAAATGTTAACGGAGCTTTAGACTCCTGAGAAGATTTAATGATTTCTAGCTTTACAGAATGTTTTTGGTAAGAGGTTCAATTAATCTCAGATTCTAGTGAAGCTGCAATCAAAGATCTGGGTACACCAAGTATCCTACAGCCTTTAAGTCtcaaaggggtggggagagaaatacTTAAGCCTTTACAAATTGAGGCCAAAGAATTTTCTGGCTTACTCTTAAAATAATGTATGTGTAAATGCATTTTCCACTAAAATCCTTTATTCATCCTTTTCTAGAAGAAAGCAAGCCTGTAAAATAGCTAAAGACAACTGGTTCAGATCAGAATATTCAGTTTTCTAGGATGCGCAGAAGTTTatatcattttatttttaaaaggatatttattatttttattatatcctGTTTTTCTCCTTAATCAGGACTGAAAACAGGTAGAGATAGTCAGATCAAAGTTGTAGATTTATGGCACATGAAATGACAACTTTTAAATAGTCTTGCAAGTCTTGGATGGTCTTTAAGTACAATGGATATAGCTTACATGTGCATGTATGGAAAGAACAGAAGACAAATACTACAGAACAACAGACCCTCAAGTTTTGCATTTAAAATTATGTATagaatgtatttttttcctcctACAATTTTGACAGCAACTTCAAATTTGGCTTGCCAATCTAgcgagtgtgtgtgtatgcctattACCATTGTAAGAAGCAAGGTAAAATAGGGACAGCTGAAAGAAAACAGAGATGTTATATTTAAAAGAGGGCAAAGAAAACTGCAATGATATATGCCAAAAATATGCATAATACATTATGAGAACTAACTCAACACACAACTTCATCCTGAGAAATAAATTCTGCTGGCCAATACTTCTCAATAAGGGCTGTAGCCTCTGCCTACTTCATTAATCAAGTTGATCATTATCACCAGAATCAGTGCAATGGAGAGAAATAATCTGTTCCATTTTCTGATTTCTTCACATCACATACCTTTTCTTCTTGCTCTTCCTGTCGGTAGTGTTTTCTCCAGAGCTAATTAAAAAGTAGGAGGAAATGGCTTTTATTAAtaataatggaaaaaataaattaaaagataCATTAGGTCTTACTAGAAAAATTAACTTCTTTAACAAGAGATAAGATAAACAGAAGGCCTGAGTAACATATATAAACATGTTGATTTCCAACATCCACTAAACTCAATAGAGCTATAAGTATTTTAAAGTAGTCTTTGTGTCTCCAGAACAATCCATTAAAAGAAATGGAAACAGACCAGCCATAGTACCTGAGGGATCACAGCTAATATTTTTATAGTTACATTTCTCCTAGctctagtttatttatttattgggtttatatcctgccgtaCCTTGAgatgggctcagagtggcttacagtgaGTGCATATAAACAACACAGCACTATATAGTAAAATCAGTTTTAAACAATCAATCATCAAGCGGTAAACAACAGATAAGAACAAGATAGCAGTAAAAAATAAAGGTGGTCCTTAATGTGTCCTACAAGTGGACTCTTCCAGTTTTAGTTTACCTATAAACTTCCTCaagagaaaaaattaataaaagtgcagGATATACAAGTTTTAACAAACAAAACCATAAAGCATTTAAATGTTGATCACTCCCTTGGAACGACAGATTGGAAGAAATGTCTACTATAACTAAAATAGAGAGTTGCAACATTGCAATTCTGTTTCCATCGCAATTAAGG includes these proteins:
- the ZCCHC10 gene encoding zinc finger CCHC domain-containing protein 10; translation: MCAVARPVAKMATPMHRLIARRQAEANKQHVRCQKCLEFGHWTYECTGKRKYLHRPSRTTELKKALKEKEKQLLQQNSGENTTDRKSKKKRSKSVTSSSTSSSSISSASESSSESEDSSSSSSDDSDSDESTSTSSSSPSSSSSSSSSDFETDSSSSSSSSSTSTDSSTDDEPPKKKKKT